From one Micromonospora siamensis genomic stretch:
- a CDS encoding DUF4118 domain-containing protein encodes MGRGELRIYLGAAPGVGKTYAMLEEAQRRAERGTDVVVGLVETHGRPHTAAMLGDLEVVPRRSTTHRGVELTELDLDAVLARRPEIVVVDELAHTNVPGSRNDKRWQDVQELLDAGISVLSTVNVQHLESLNDVVARITGTTQRETLPDAVVRAAEQVELVDMTPEALRRRMAHGNIYRPDRIDAALGNYFRIGNLTALRELALLWLADKVDEQLDAYRAQQGISDTWEARERVVVALTGGPEGETLVRRAARIAARGRGADLLAVHVTRSDGLTGVDPAHLARQRVLVESLGGTYHQVLGTDIPAALLDFARGVNATQLVLGASRRNRFAQLLSRGVGVTTTALSGPIDVHLVTHPQAGRGRRGPAVPAALSRRRRLLGFALAGLGMPLLTVALRTLPDLTLTNDILLFLAGVVGVALVGGLWPALAAALGGSLLLNWFFTPPFHTLTIAEADNLLALGVFVGVAVAVSWVVDVAARRTREAARASADAQTLATVAGGVLRGERPLPALLDRLRETFGLRAVSVLESAGGRPGRAGAEDAWRVVAAVGDEPPGSPGAGETTVPVDDRLTVVLAGRRLEAADRRVVEAFAAQAAVALRQERLAEEAATARPLAEADRMRTALLAAVSHDLRTPLASAKAAVSSLRSPDVEFDAEDRAELLATADESLDRLGRLVANLLDMSRLQAGALGLTATAIGLEDVVPRALDELGPAAADVTTDIPADLPAATADPGLLERVLVNVVANALRHSPPGRPPTISASAHAGRVELRVVDTGPGIPEDQWEHVFLPFQRLGDRDNQTGVGLGLALSRGLVEAMGGSITPETTPGGGLTMVVRLPAAADGGAE; translated from the coding sequence ATGGGGCGCGGTGAGCTGCGCATCTACCTCGGGGCCGCGCCCGGAGTGGGCAAGACGTACGCGATGCTCGAGGAGGCCCAGCGCCGGGCCGAACGCGGCACCGACGTGGTGGTCGGGCTGGTCGAGACGCACGGCCGGCCGCACACCGCCGCCATGCTCGGTGACCTGGAGGTGGTGCCGCGCCGGTCGACGACCCATCGCGGGGTCGAGCTCACCGAGCTGGACCTCGACGCGGTGCTGGCCCGCCGGCCCGAGATCGTCGTGGTCGACGAGCTGGCCCACACCAACGTGCCCGGTTCGCGGAACGACAAGCGCTGGCAGGACGTCCAGGAGCTGCTCGACGCCGGGATCAGCGTGCTCTCCACGGTCAACGTCCAGCACCTGGAGTCGCTCAACGACGTCGTCGCCCGGATCACCGGCACCACCCAGCGGGAGACCCTGCCGGACGCCGTGGTCCGCGCCGCCGAGCAGGTCGAACTGGTCGACATGACGCCGGAGGCGCTGCGCCGGCGGATGGCGCACGGCAACATCTACCGCCCGGACCGGATCGACGCCGCGCTGGGCAACTACTTCCGGATCGGCAACCTGACCGCACTGCGCGAGCTGGCGCTGCTCTGGCTGGCCGACAAGGTCGACGAGCAGCTCGACGCGTACCGGGCCCAGCAGGGCATCTCGGACACCTGGGAGGCCCGCGAGCGGGTGGTCGTCGCGCTGACCGGCGGCCCCGAGGGCGAGACGCTGGTCCGCCGGGCCGCCCGGATCGCCGCCCGCGGCAGGGGCGCCGACCTCCTCGCCGTGCACGTCACCCGCAGCGACGGACTGACCGGCGTCGACCCGGCCCACCTGGCCCGGCAGCGGGTGCTGGTGGAGAGCCTGGGCGGCACGTACCACCAGGTGCTCGGCACCGACATCCCCGCGGCGCTGCTCGACTTCGCCCGCGGCGTCAACGCCACCCAGCTGGTCCTCGGGGCCAGCCGGCGCAACCGGTTCGCCCAACTGCTCTCCCGCGGCGTCGGCGTCACCACCACCGCGCTCTCCGGCCCCATCGACGTGCACCTGGTCACCCACCCGCAGGCGGGCCGGGGCCGCCGCGGCCCGGCGGTGCCCGCGGCGCTGTCCCGCCGACGCCGGCTGCTCGGCTTCGCGCTCGCCGGGCTCGGGATGCCGCTGCTCACCGTGGCCCTGCGGACGCTGCCCGACCTCACCCTGACCAACGACATCCTGCTCTTCCTCGCCGGGGTCGTCGGGGTCGCGCTGGTCGGCGGGCTGTGGCCGGCGCTGGCCGCCGCGCTGGGCGGCTCGCTCCTGCTGAACTGGTTCTTCACCCCGCCGTTCCACACCCTGACCATCGCCGAGGCGGACAACCTGCTCGCCCTCGGCGTCTTCGTCGGGGTGGCGGTGGCGGTCAGCTGGGTGGTGGACGTCGCCGCCCGGCGTACCCGGGAGGCCGCCCGGGCCTCCGCCGACGCGCAGACCCTGGCCACCGTGGCCGGTGGGGTGCTGCGCGGCGAGCGACCGCTGCCCGCACTGCTGGACCGGCTCCGGGAGACCTTCGGGCTGCGCGCGGTGAGCGTGCTGGAGTCCGCCGGTGGGCGGCCCGGGCGGGCCGGCGCGGAGGACGCGTGGCGGGTGGTGGCCGCCGTCGGCGACGAGCCACCGGGCAGCCCGGGCGCGGGGGAGACGACGGTGCCGGTGGACGACCGGCTCACCGTGGTGCTCGCCGGTCGCCGGCTGGAGGCCGCCGACCGGCGCGTCGTCGAGGCGTTCGCCGCCCAGGCCGCCGTCGCGCTGCGCCAGGAGCGGCTCGCCGAGGAGGCGGCCACCGCCCGGCCCCTGGCCGAGGCGGACCGGATGCGGACCGCGCTGCTCGCCGCGGTCAGCCACGACCTGCGTACGCCGCTGGCGTCGGCGAAGGCGGCGGTGAGCAGCCTGCGCAGCCCGGACGTCGAGTTCGACGCCGAGGACCGGGCGGAACTGCTCGCCACCGCAGACGAGTCGCTGGACCGGCTGGGCCGGCTGGTCGCCAACCTGCTCGACATGAGCCGGTTGCAGGCCGGCGCGCTCGGCCTGACCGCCACCGCGATCGGTCTGGAGGACGTCGTACCCCGGGCCCTGGACGAGCTGGGGCCCGCCGCGGCGGACGTGACCACCGACATCCCCGCCGACCTGCCGGCGGCCACCGCCGACCCCGGCCTGCTGGAGCGGGTGCTGGTCAACGTCGTGGCGAACGCGTTGCGGCACAGCCCACCGGGCCGGCCGCCCACCATCAGCGCCAGCGCCCACGCCGGGCGGGTCGAGCTGCGGGTCGTCGACACCGGTCCGGGCATCCCCGAGGATCAGTGGGAGCACGTCTTCCTGCCGTTCCAGCGCCTCGGCGACCGGGACAACCAGACCGGGGTGGGCCTCGGCCTGGCCCTGTCCCGCGGACTCGTCGAGGCGATGGGTGGCAGCATCACCCCGGAGACCACGCCGGGCGGTGGCCTGACCATGGTGGTACGCCTGCCGGCGGCGGCCGACGGAGGTGCGGAGTGA
- a CDS encoding response regulator — MTRILVVDDEPQILRALRINLRARGYDVEVAATGAAALKAAAGHPPDLVVLDLGLPDLDGGEVIRGLRGWSSVPIIVLSGRAGSEDKVAALDAGADDYVTKPFGVDELLARIRAVTRRLAPTATGPALRVGRHTVDLADRTVTRDDGAEVRLTPTQWAMLEKLLRNPGKLVSQRQLLQDVWGPEYREETNYLRQYMAQLRRKLEDDPARPRHLITEPGMGYRYRP; from the coding sequence GTGACCCGGATCCTGGTCGTCGACGACGAGCCGCAGATCCTGCGGGCGCTCCGGATCAACCTGCGCGCCCGCGGCTACGACGTGGAGGTGGCCGCCACCGGCGCCGCCGCGCTGAAGGCCGCCGCCGGTCACCCGCCGGACCTGGTGGTGCTCGACCTCGGCCTGCCGGACCTGGACGGCGGGGAGGTGATCCGGGGGCTGCGGGGGTGGAGCAGCGTGCCGATCATCGTGCTCTCCGGTCGGGCCGGTAGCGAGGACAAGGTCGCCGCGCTGGACGCCGGGGCGGACGACTACGTCACCAAGCCGTTCGGGGTCGACGAGCTGCTGGCCCGGATCCGGGCGGTGACCCGTCGCCTCGCGCCGACCGCCACCGGCCCGGCGCTACGGGTGGGCCGGCACACCGTCGACCTCGCCGACCGGACCGTGACCCGGGACGACGGGGCCGAGGTGCGGCTCACCCCCACCCAGTGGGCGATGCTGGAGAAGTTGCTGCGTAACCCGGGCAAGCTGGTCAGCCAGCGGCAGTTGTTGCAGGACGTGTGGGGGCCGGAGTACCGCGAGGAGACGAACTACCTGCGGCAGTACATGGCGCAGCTGCGGCGCAAGCTGGAGGACGACCCGGCCCGGCCCCGGCACCTGATCACCGAACCGGGCATGGGCTACCGCTACCGTCCGTGA
- a CDS encoding GAF and ANTAR domain-containing protein: MTTPPTAADALAELGRIRLDEVTLTDVLCRLAELARRTVAGAQEVSVTLIRGESGRTMAHTGEPALALDLVQYEDGSGPCLSAAASGSSISVPDTGADERWPDWSRRAREHGVGSSLSIGLPIQEAVVGALNVYGGPPHSFDAEAVTVAESFAAYAAVALANAHLYDSTSTLAEQMREAMRSRAVIEQAKGIIMGSRRCSPDEAFALLARISQDSNRKVREVAEALVAGAVKQPS; this comes from the coding sequence ATGACCACACCACCGACCGCCGCCGACGCCCTGGCCGAGCTGGGGCGGATCCGGCTCGACGAGGTCACCCTGACCGACGTGCTGTGTCGGCTCGCCGAGCTGGCGCGGCGTACCGTCGCCGGCGCCCAGGAGGTGTCCGTCACCCTGATCCGGGGCGAGTCGGGCCGGACGATGGCGCACACCGGCGAGCCGGCCCTCGCCCTCGACCTGGTGCAGTACGAGGACGGCAGCGGGCCGTGCCTGTCCGCCGCAGCCAGCGGCTCCTCCATCTCGGTGCCCGACACCGGGGCCGACGAGCGGTGGCCGGACTGGAGTCGCCGGGCCCGGGAGCACGGGGTGGGCAGTTCGCTGTCGATCGGGCTGCCGATCCAGGAGGCGGTGGTGGGCGCGCTGAACGTCTACGGCGGACCCCCGCACTCGTTCGACGCCGAGGCGGTCACCGTGGCGGAGAGCTTCGCCGCGTACGCCGCCGTGGCGCTGGCCAACGCCCACCTGTACGACAGCACCAGCACGCTCGCCGAGCAGATGCGCGAGGCGATGCGGAGCCGGGCGGTGATCGAGCAGGCCAAGGGCATCATCATGGGCTCGCGGCGCTGCTCGCCGGACGAGGCGTTCGCCCTGTTGGCCCGGATCTCCCAGGACAGCAACCGGAAGGTCCGCGAGGTCGCCGAGGCGCTGGTCGCCGGCGCGGTCAAGCAGCCCTCCTGA
- a CDS encoding SpoIIE family protein phosphatase, with amino-acid sequence MGAGRAGAVASPARGDDLVEPHEHWSSGDPQAVLDAFEQLPGFVWVFEGPELRVAAANPAVRAAVGDRIHLLGEPFRRAVPELAGQQIFELLDQALAGIRSHGYEQRVLTDRSGDGRLTEAFYTFDMAPWRNPDGSVRGVIVQAVDASGVVATRRAVEAAAARAESRYRQAVGLILELQRSLLPDALPVLPRVQVAAQYLVAGSELVAGGDWFDAVPLPDGRLALTVGDVVGHGAAAAAAMGQLRTVVRQALQSGDGLSQALDALNRFAAHSAATRAATSCLAVLDARTGVLEVASHGHPAPLVLGADGDSRFLPLVPARPLGTGPDPAPVHTCRLTGGDVLLMFTDGLIERPRQSLDESAGALATAAGAARRGLLAEGSTLPDRLPDLLCTLVTERLAMAEGGFNDDCTLLAAHLLPEPIASLRLTLPADPAALRPMRRQVTGWLEHAGVDPDDTVDLVHAVGEAATNAIDHAYPEGGPADFTVEADLDDQGVVRVTCADRGRWRPPVHDPGGRGRGLTMIRGLVDRAEVRHTDAGTTVRMRHRVGRATSVTAAAAGQVSGPHKRDVGADEFGLTFVHTPAGRLLYVRGPVDLATGAQLRAAILRAGRGGTLPLTVDLTAVTHLTSTGVQILHELSGNVTGLRVAAAPGAPARAVLRLTALDHLLTDADAATADVDADTGADANAGPDAG; translated from the coding sequence ATGGGCGCCGGTAGGGCGGGCGCCGTGGCGAGCCCGGCGAGGGGTGACGATCTGGTGGAGCCGCACGAACACTGGTCCTCCGGCGACCCGCAGGCGGTCCTTGACGCCTTCGAGCAACTGCCCGGATTCGTGTGGGTCTTCGAGGGCCCCGAGCTGCGGGTGGCGGCCGCGAACCCGGCGGTACGGGCCGCGGTCGGCGACCGCATCCACCTGCTCGGCGAACCGTTCCGGCGGGCGGTGCCGGAACTGGCCGGCCAGCAGATCTTCGAACTCCTCGACCAGGCGCTGGCCGGGATCCGGTCGCACGGCTACGAGCAGCGCGTGCTGACCGACCGGTCCGGCGACGGACGGCTGACCGAGGCGTTCTACACCTTCGACATGGCGCCGTGGCGCAACCCGGACGGCTCGGTACGCGGCGTGATCGTGCAGGCCGTCGACGCCAGCGGTGTGGTGGCCACCCGACGGGCGGTCGAGGCGGCCGCCGCCCGCGCCGAGAGCCGCTACCGGCAGGCCGTCGGTCTGATCCTTGAGCTGCAACGCAGTCTCCTGCCGGACGCGCTGCCGGTCCTGCCCCGGGTCCAGGTGGCCGCCCAGTACCTGGTGGCCGGCAGTGAACTCGTCGCCGGCGGGGACTGGTTCGACGCCGTTCCGCTGCCCGACGGGCGGCTGGCGCTGACCGTCGGCGACGTCGTCGGGCACGGGGCAGCCGCAGCGGCGGCGATGGGTCAGCTGCGGACCGTCGTCCGGCAGGCGCTCCAGTCCGGCGATGGCCTGTCGCAGGCCCTCGACGCGCTGAACCGGTTCGCGGCGCACTCGGCCGCGACCCGGGCGGCGACCAGCTGCCTCGCCGTCCTCGACGCGCGCACCGGAGTGCTCGAGGTGGCCAGTCACGGGCACCCGGCGCCGCTGGTGCTGGGCGCGGACGGCGACTCCCGCTTCCTGCCCCTGGTGCCGGCCCGGCCGCTGGGCACCGGCCCGGACCCCGCTCCGGTGCACACCTGCCGGCTGACCGGCGGGGACGTCCTGCTGATGTTCACCGACGGTCTGATCGAGCGGCCACGGCAGAGCCTGGACGAGAGCGCCGGGGCGTTGGCGACCGCCGCCGGAGCGGCCCGGCGCGGTCTGCTGGCCGAGGGCAGCACGCTGCCCGACCGGCTGCCCGATCTGCTCTGCACCCTGGTCACCGAGCGGCTCGCCATGGCCGAGGGCGGCTTCAACGACGACTGCACACTGCTCGCCGCCCATCTGCTGCCCGAGCCGATCGCATCGCTGCGGCTGACCCTGCCCGCCGACCCGGCCGCGCTGCGCCCGATGCGCCGGCAGGTCACCGGCTGGCTGGAGCACGCCGGCGTCGACCCGGACGACACGGTGGACCTGGTGCACGCGGTGGGCGAGGCCGCCACCAACGCGATCGACCACGCCTATCCGGAGGGCGGGCCGGCGGACTTCACGGTGGAGGCCGACCTGGACGACCAGGGCGTCGTCCGGGTCACCTGCGCCGACCGGGGCCGGTGGCGGCCCCCGGTGCACGACCCGGGTGGCCGCGGGCGGGGCCTGACGATGATCCGCGGGCTGGTCGACCGGGCCGAGGTGCGCCACACCGACGCCGGCACGACCGTCCGGATGCGGCACCGGGTCGGGCGGGCCACCAGCGTCACCGCCGCGGCGGCCGGCCAGGTATCCGGCCCGCACAAGCGGGACGTCGGGGCGGACGAGTTCGGTCTCACCTTCGTGCACACCCCGGCGGGCCGGCTGCTGTACGTGCGGGGGCCGGTGGATCTGGCCACCGGCGCCCAGCTGCGGGCCGCGATCCTGCGCGCCGGCCGGGGCGGGACCCTCCCGCTGACCGTCGACCTCACCGCCGTCACCCATCTGACCAGCACCGGCGTGCAGATCCTGCACGAGCTCTCGGGCAACGTCACCGGCCTGCGCGTCGCCGCCGCCCCGGGTGCCCCCGCCCGGGCGGTTCTGCGCCTGACGGCGCTGGACCACCTGCTGACCGACGCCGACGCCGCGACTGCCGACGTCGACGCCGACACGGGTGCCGACGCCAACGCCGGACCAGACGCCGGCTAG
- a CDS encoding GAF and ANTAR domain-containing protein, which yields MSQAPLDLTEAFIQLGTIRHGEADLNDVLTRIADVAKQAIPGTHEVSVTLIQGAEAHTAAFTGELALMLDLWQYEHGRGPCLDAATTGTAMIVADMATESRWPEWAARAHRAGAASSLSIGLPIQEAFVGALNIYGATPHAFDEVTSLAQKLAGYAAIALANAHLYESTATLAQQMQVAMQSRAVIEQAKGIIMGQRRCTAEEAFAILAKVSQDSNRKLREVAEALVERATSGTPTQRSGDPEQRG from the coding sequence ATGTCGCAGGCACCTCTCGACCTCACCGAGGCATTCATCCAGCTCGGGACGATCAGGCACGGCGAGGCCGACCTGAACGACGTCCTGACCAGGATCGCCGACGTCGCCAAGCAGGCGATCCCCGGCACCCACGAGGTGTCGGTCACCCTGATCCAGGGTGCCGAGGCGCACACCGCCGCCTTCACCGGCGAGCTGGCCCTGATGCTGGACCTGTGGCAGTACGAGCACGGGCGCGGCCCGTGCCTGGACGCCGCGACCACCGGCACGGCGATGATCGTGGCCGACATGGCCACCGAGAGTCGCTGGCCGGAGTGGGCCGCCCGGGCGCACCGGGCGGGCGCGGCCAGCTCGCTCTCGATCGGCCTGCCGATCCAGGAGGCGTTCGTCGGCGCGCTGAACATCTACGGCGCCACCCCGCACGCCTTCGACGAGGTGACCTCGCTGGCCCAGAAGCTCGCCGGTTACGCCGCGATCGCGCTGGCCAACGCCCACCTCTACGAGAGCACCGCCACCCTCGCCCAGCAGATGCAGGTGGCGATGCAGAGCCGGGCGGTGATCGAGCAGGCCAAGGGCATCATCATGGGCCAGCGACGGTGCACCGCCGAGGAGGCGTTCGCCATCCTGGCGAAGGTCTCCCAGGACTCCAACCGAAAGTTGCGTGAGGTCGCGGAGGCCCTGGTCGAACGGGCCACCAGCGGCACGCCGACGCAGCGCTCCGGCGACCCCGAGCAGCGCGGCTAG
- a CDS encoding STAS domain-containing protein yields the protein MTRHPRLHHRRSTGPATVTRAPLSLARDALLTGDGPATLITVGGEIDMSTTAALVEFIARDAREQPTEVLLDLSSVSFFGADGIRALEEADRLVTGAGGRLSVRAMSTAVRFVLSVTGSHDRFIRNAAREPTPPTGAAGRHPAGGPRSRDAWLAGRDGGHRRSRGGR from the coding sequence ATGACGCGGCACCCACGCCTGCACCACCGGCGATCGACCGGACCCGCGACGGTCACCCGGGCACCCCTCTCGCTGGCCCGGGACGCCCTGCTAACGGGCGACGGGCCGGCGACCCTGATCACCGTCGGCGGCGAGATCGACATGAGCACCACCGCGGCCCTCGTCGAGTTCATCGCCCGCGACGCCCGTGAGCAGCCGACGGAGGTGCTGCTGGACCTCTCCAGCGTCAGCTTCTTCGGCGCCGACGGAATCCGCGCGTTGGAGGAGGCCGACCGGCTGGTGACCGGAGCGGGCGGACGCCTCTCCGTCCGCGCCATGTCGACAGCCGTCCGGTTCGTCCTGTCGGTGACCGGCTCCCACGACCGGTTCATCCGGAACGCCGCCCGCGAGCCCACCCCGCCCACCGGTGCCGCCGGACGGCACCCGGCCGGAGGGCCGCGCAGCCGCGACGCCTGGCTCGCCGGACGCGACGGCGGCCACCGGCGGTCACGCGGAGGCCGCTGA
- a CDS encoding GAF and ANTAR domain-containing protein, translated as MSQPSTSPESAFAELGQIRLDEVTLEQMLDKVAELANRTIPGAREVSVTLVRGGAARTAVTTGEIARELDEWQYREGFGPCLDAAPSGDSVSVPDTATESRWPGWAEHASNAGIGSSLSVGLPIQEAVTGALNVYGGPPDSFGPEAIATAETFAAFAAVALANAHLYDATATLAEQMREAMRSRAVIEQAKGIIMGERHCSSQEAFALLSKISQDTNRKVRDVAAALVDRAVGTGRR; from the coding sequence ATGTCACAGCCGTCGACGAGCCCGGAGAGCGCCTTCGCGGAGCTGGGGCAGATCCGGCTGGACGAGGTCACCCTCGAGCAGATGCTGGACAAGGTGGCGGAGCTGGCGAACCGCACCATCCCCGGCGCCCGGGAGGTGTCGGTGACGCTGGTCCGCGGCGGGGCGGCCCGCACCGCCGTGACCACCGGTGAGATCGCCCGTGAGCTGGACGAGTGGCAGTACCGCGAGGGCTTCGGCCCGTGCCTGGACGCCGCGCCGAGCGGGGACTCGGTCAGCGTGCCGGACACGGCGACCGAGTCGCGCTGGCCGGGCTGGGCCGAGCACGCCAGCAACGCGGGCATCGGCAGCTCGCTCTCGGTCGGCCTGCCGATCCAGGAGGCCGTCACCGGCGCCCTCAACGTCTACGGCGGGCCGCCGGACAGCTTCGGTCCGGAGGCGATCGCGACGGCCGAGACCTTCGCCGCCTTCGCGGCGGTCGCCCTGGCCAACGCCCACCTGTACGACGCCACGGCCACCCTGGCGGAGCAGATGCGGGAGGCGATGCGGAGCCGGGCGGTGATCGAGCAGGCCAAGGGCATCATCATGGGGGAGCGGCACTGTTCGTCGCAGGAGGCGTTCGCGCTGCTCTCCAAGATCTCCCAGGACACCAACCGCAAGGTCCGCGACGTCGCCGCGGCGCTGGTCGACCGGGCCGTCGGAACCGGCCGGCGCTGA